One region of Archocentrus centrarchus isolate MPI-CPG fArcCen1 chromosome 6, fArcCen1, whole genome shotgun sequence genomic DNA includes:
- the LOC115781915 gene encoding relaxin-3 receptor 1-like: MRDLSSERMAELWNLSATSSWNRSTADQNRFSSLDDIDVPADGSPTLRILISIVYSVVCAAGLLGNLLVFFLMKARRGRKKRSSINLFILNLAVTDFQFVLTLPFWAVDTALDFSWPFGNAMCKIVLSVTVMNMYASVFFLTAMSVTRYWSVASALKDRTRRRVCPVRWVIVALWLSAVLASLPTMIFSTVKSVAGERLCLLAFPDGQSWLALHHLQKILVAFVFPMLIVTLCYLLLLRFVRLRSMNNNQVKRRSRVTRSVTIVVLSFFICWMPNHAITFWGVLVKFNVVNWDKTFYMVHTYIHPVTVCLAHTNSCLNPVLYCLMRREFRKKMKDLFWRISSPSGANTCHLRPFSGTVRAEADDTQIAIPLNNVETENCRLSVLTDQCGTDALQK, from the coding sequence ATGCGGGATCTGTCTTCGGAGAGGATGGCGGAGCTTTGGAACCTTAGCGCCACGTCCTCGTGGAACCGGTCCACTGCAGATCAGAACCGGTTCAGCAGCCTGGATGACATCGACGTGCCGGCGGACGGCTCCCCAACTCTGCGCATCCTCATCTCTATCGTGTACTCAGTGGTGTGCGCCGCCGGGCTACTGGGAAACCTGCTGGTATTCTTCCTGATGAAGGCGCGCCGCGGGAGGAAGAAGCGTTCCAGCATCAACCTGTTCATCCTCAATCTGGCCGTGACGGATTTCCAGTTCGTGCTGACTCTGCCGTTCTGGGCGGTGGACACGGctctggacttcagctggccgttTGGAAACGCCATGTGCAAGATTGTCCTCTCGGTGACGGTGATGAACATGTACGCAAGCGTGTTCTTCCTCACCGCTATGAGCGTCACCCGGTATTGGTCGGTGGCCTCGGCTCTGAAGGACCGGACCCGGCGCAGGGTGTGCCCGGTGCGCTGGGTAATCGTGGCACTCTGGCTCTCCGCTGTCCTCGCGTCTCTGCCCACCATGATCTTCTCCACGGTGAAGAGCGTGGCCGGGGAGCGGCTGTGCCTGCTCGCCTTTCCGGACGGCCAGTCGTGGTTGGCGCTGCACCACCTGCAGAAGATCTTGGTTGCCTTCGTGTTCCCCATGCTGATCGTCACCCTGTgctacctgctgctgctgcgcttCGTCCGCCTGCGGAGCATGAACAACAACCAGGTGAAGCGCAGGTCCAGAGTCACGCGCTCCGTCACCATCGTGGTCCTCTCCTTTTTCATCTGCTGGATGCCGAACCACGCCATCACCTTCTGGGGCGTGTTGGTAAAGTTTAACGTGGTGAACTGGGACAAGACGTTCTACATGGTGCACACCTACATCCACCCGGTGACCGTGTGCCTGGCGCACACCAACAGCTGCCTGAACCCGGTGCTTTACTGCCTCATGCGCAGGGAGTtcaggaagaagatgaaggATCTATTCTGGAGGATCTCTTCTCCCTCCGGTGCGAACACCTGCCACTTGCGTCCGTTCTCCGGCACGGTGAGAGCCGAGGCAGATGACACGCAGATCGCCATCCCGCTGAACAACGTGGAGACGGAAAACTGCAGGCTGTCGGTTTTAACAGACCAGTGCGGCACGGACGCGCTGCAGAAGTGA